The DNA sequence CATCGGCGCGGACGAAGCCACCGAGCGCCGCGCCGCGTTCCGGGCCGCCGTCCAGCGGCTGGTGGACCAGGACGCCCGGTGACTCGGTACGACGTCGTCGTCGTGGGCGCGGGCGTCGTGGGGTGTGCGATCGCTCGCGAGCTGGCGCACCACCCGCTGCGGGTCGCGCTGGTCGACGCGGCCGACGACGTCGGGTCCGGCACCTCCAAGGCCAACACGGCGATCCTGCACACCGGCTTCGACGCGAGCCCGGGCACGCTCGAGGCTCGGCTCGTGCGCCGCGGCTTCGAGCTGCTGGGCGACTACGCGGCCCGCACCGGCATCCCGGTCGAGCGGGTCGGCGCGCTGCTGGTGGCCTGGGACGACGCCCAGCTGGCCGCGCTGCCGGGACTGGCCGCCAAGGCCGTAGCCAACGGCTACGAGCGCACCCGGATGGTTGACGCCGGCGAGCTGTACCAACGGGAGCCGCACCTGGGTCCCGGCGCGCTCGGCGCACTCGAGGTGCCGGACGAGTCGATCATCTGCCCCTGGACGACGACGCTGGCGTTCGCCACCCAGGCTGCGCGAGCCGGGGTCGACCTGCTGCTGGGCACCCGGGTGGACGGCGTCCGGCTCGGTGACGGCGCCGCCCTGCACACGGTGCTCACCAGCCAGAGCGAGCTGACCACCCGGTACCTGGTCAACGCGGCCGGGCTGCGCTCCGACGAGGTGGACGGCTGGCTCGGGCACGCCGACTTCACGGTCACCCCCCGCCGCGGTGAGCTGATCGTCTTCGACAAGCTCGCCCGCGGCCTGGTGGCGCACATCCTGCTGCCGGTCCCCACCAAGCTCGGCAAGGGCGTGCTGGTCGCGCCGACCGTCTTCGGCAACCTGCTGCTGGGCCCGACCGCGGAGGACCTGGACGACAAGGGCGCCACTGGGTCGTCGGCGTCCGGCCTGGCGATGCTGCGCGCGCACGGCCGGCGGATCCTGCCGCAGCTGCTGGACGAGGAGGTCACCGCCGTCTACTCCGGCCTGCGGGCCGCGACCGAGCACGGCGACTACCAGCTGCGCGCGCACCCGGAACAGCGCACGGTGACCGTCGGCGGGATCCGGTCCACCGGGCTGACGGCGTCCATGGCGATCGCCGAGCACGTGGCGGGCCTGCTGGCTGACTCCGGCCTCGAGCTGGGGCCCCGCGGGGAGCTGCCCGACCCGGTGATGCCGAACATCGGCGAGGCGTTCCCCCGCCCCTACCAGCAGGCTGAGCGGATCGCGGCCGACCCGCTCTACGGGCACCTCGTGTGCCACTGCGAGCGGGTCAGCCGCGGCGAGGTCCGCGACGCGCTGACCGCCGACGTGCCGGCCCGCACCCTGCAGGGGCTGCGCCGCCGCACCCGCGCGGTCATGGGCCGCTGCCAGGGGTTCTACTGCGGGGCGGAGGTGGCCGCGATGCTGGCCGCCGCCACCGGCGAGGAGCCGTCGTGAGCGGCCCCGACCTCCCCACTCGACAGGTCGACGTCCTGGTCGTCGGCGCCGGTCCCGCGGGCCTGTCCGCCGCCACCGAGCTGCGCCGGCTCGGCGTGGACCGGGTCGAGGTCCTCGAGCGCGAGGGCCAGCCCGGCGGCATCCCCCGGCACAGCCGGCACACCGGCTACGGGCTGCGTGACCTGCACCGGGTGATGACCGGACCGGCCTACGCCCAGCGGCTGCTGGACGGCGCGCTGGCCGCCGGAGCCGTCGTCCGGGGCCTGGTGACCGTGACCGGCTGGGCCGGACCGCTCACGGTCGAGACGAGCAGCCCCTGGGGGCTGGACCGGATCGAAGCCGGGGCCGTGCTACTCGCGACCGGGGCCAGAGAGCGGCCGCGGTCGGCCCGGCTGGTGCCCGGGGACCGCCCGCCAGGGGTGCTCACCACAGGGCAGCTGCAGCAGCTGGTGTACCTGAACGGCGCCCGGCTGCCGGGCCGGGCGGTGGTGGTGGGTGCTGAGCACGTCAGCTTCTCGGCCGCTGTGACCCTGCGGCACGCGGGCGCCGAGGTCGCGGCGATGGTGACCGACCTGCCGCGGCACCAGTCCTTCGCGGCGTTCCGCGCCGGGGCGGCCGCCGCGTACCGGTTCCCGCTGCTCACCGGCACCCGGGTCACCCGGATCGTCGGGCGCGGTCGGCTCGAGGGCGTCGAGCTCACCCGCGACGACGGCAGCACCCGTCTGATCGGGTGCGACACGGTGGTCTTCACCGGGGACTGGGTGCCCGACCACGAGCTGGCCCGCCGCGCCGGGCTGGCCATGGACGCCGGCAGCCACGGGCCGGTGGTCGACACCACGCTGCAGACCTCGCAGCCCGGCGTGTTCGCCGCGGGCAACCTGCGGCACCCGGTGGAGACCGCCGACGTCGTGTCCCTGGACGGCCGCTTCGCCGCGGCCTCGATCGTGCGCTTCCTCGCCGGGCGGACGGCGATGCCGCAGGAGGTCGCCGTCCAGGTGGACCCGCCGCTGCGCTGGGTGAGCCCGAGCCGGGTCGGACCGGGTGCTCCCCCGCCGCCGCTGGACCGGCTCACCGTGTGGGCCGACGAGTTCGCGCTGCGGGCCCGGCTGCAGGTGCGCCAGGGCGACCGGGTGCTGTGGACCGGGCACCGCGGCACCGTCGTCCCGAACCGGGCGCTGCACGTGCCGGCCGGCTGGCTCGGCGCCGTGGACGTCGAACGGGGGCCGGTGGTCATCGGCGTCGGCTGACGCGACAGCGGAGGCCGCTACCAGGAGCCGCCGCCACCCCCGCCGAACCCGCCACCCGAGGAGCCGCCGGAGAAGCCCGAGCCGCCGGACGACGCCGTGGTCGCGATCGCGCCCGCCGTCGTCGTGGCGAAGGAGCCGATCGAGTCGCCCAGGTGCCCGAGGTCCCAGCCGGTCGGGCCGGTGTACCAGGGCAGCACGGGTGTGACCACAGTGCCTCCGGCCGCCTGGGCCGCGGCCAGCGCGGCGAACGCCTTGGCCCAGCGCTCGGCGTCGCCGAACACGATCGCGTAGGGCAGGTATTTCGAGAACACGTCGGTGCGCTCCTCGAAGCGCAGCTGCTCGGCCTCGGCGGTGTGCAGGTAGGTCCGGAACCCGAGCACGCGGGCCAGCATCGCGCTGCCCCTCGCCGTCCGCGCCGGCATCCGGCCGGACACCAGAAGCAGCAGCAGCCCCGAGACGACCACAGCGACACCGAGCAGGCCGGCGTGCGTGTAGCGGGCGAGCAGATAGGTCAGCCCGGCACCGGCCAGCACGGCCACCACCCCGAGGAAGCCCCACAGGCCACGGGTGCGGTCTGGACGCCGCCGGAACCAGCCGCTCTTGACCACGTCGTCGTAGAGCTGCCCCTCGACCTTCTTCAGGTCGGTGGCGAAGGTCCGCTTGAGCTCGGAGACCAGCACCTCGCTGCGCCCGTTGAACAGCGACTCCAGCAGGGTGCGTTCGTAGGTGAGCAGGTCGGCGTCCGGCTGGCGCTGCTGGGTCAGCCGCCAGTCCCGGCTGGCGAAGATGTGCTTGCGCTCAAGCTCCTCGATGTGCAGGTACCCGCGGACGGCGAGGTCGACGATGGTGGCCGTCACGTCGAGCGGCTGGGCGCGCTCGTCGATGAGGGTGCCCATCTGACCGGGCCGGACGTTCTCCGGCGGGGAGTACTCGACCGGGCCGGTCGGGTCGGTGAACAGCGGCCGGGCCTCCGCGTCGGTCTCCTGGCCCGGTGCGGGCGCCAGCCCGGGGACCTGGTCCCGCCAGCGCCGGTCACGCCCGCGGGTCCAGAACACGTAGCCGACGCCGCCCAGCCCGAGGGCGAGGATGCCCAGCCCGCCGGTCGCCGTCCACGGGGTGACCGAGAAGGCGCGGGCCACCGAGAACCGCTCCTGCAGGATCATCGGCGGCACGGTCACCGACCCCGGCGGCAGCGCGGCCACCACGGTCAGCCCTTCGTAGGGGGCCAGGTCCTGGGGCCCGTACACCGCGGTCGCCCCCTCGATCCGGGCCGCGCTGCAGGGCAGCGAGCTGCCGGTCTGGCCGAAGTAGCAGGCCACCTGCGTGGGGGCCCGCGGGGCGCTCAGCGTCGTCGTGGCCGCGGTGATCGGCACGGACCAGTCCGAGCCCACGGCGTTCCAGAAGACCTCGATGTGGTCGGCGAACGTGTTGAGCGCGCCCTGGACGTCGTAGTCGAGGATGTAAACTTGGCGGCCGGTGATCGTGCGGTTCGGGTCGCCGACCCGGATGACGAGCGAGCCGCCCTCGGTCTTCGCCGAGACGTCGGTGGGTGCGCCGGTGGTGCTGACCACTCGGATGTTGGTGACCTTCAGCAACCGGTCGTCGGTGTTGTTGTAGGTGTACCGCACCGGGATCGTGCGGTAGATCCCGTGCCGCTGCTGGGTGCCGAAGTAGTAGGTGATCTGTTCGCGGACGTGCAGCGTGCCGTTCGACTGGACGGTGAGGGCGACCTGGTAGCTGTCTACCTGCTCGTCAGCCGCGACGGCGACGCCGCCGGTGAGGCCCACCAGCAGCACGGCACCCGCGATCGCGCCCAACAGGGCCAGCAGCCGTCGCAGCACGGCCACACGCTAGCGGGGCAAGCCCAGCAGGCGCGCGCCGTTGCCCCAGAGCACCGCCCGCAGCCACTGGTCGCCCAGGTCCAGCCGGACCAGCGACTCGACCTGGTGGGCGAACGGGTAGGGGATGTTCGGGAAGTCGCTGCCGTACAGGACCCGGCCCTGCAGACCGAGTGCCTTCAACCGCGATCGCTCGTGGCGCGGGAACGGCGCCTGCGCCTCGGTGAAGTCGGTGAACGCCATGGTGGTGTCCAGGCGCACCCCGGGGTACCTTTCCGCGAGGTCGAGGAACGCCGTGTACTCCGGCATGCCCAGGTGGGCCACCACGGCGACCAGCCCAGGATGGCGGGCCAGCACCTGCGCGAACGGCTCCGCGCCGGTGTACACGCCCGGCACGGGCCCGTTCCCGCAGTGCACGACGACTGGGACGGCGGCCTCGGCGAGCACGCCCCACACCGGGTCGAGCAGCGGGTCGCCCGGGTCGTACTGGCCGACCTGGACGTGCGCCTTGAAGATCCGGGTGCCTCGCTCGATGGCAGCGGCCACGTAGTCGGCGGCCCCCGGCTCCGGGAAGAAGGTGCCGCTGGCCACGTTGTCGGGGGTGGCCGCGGCGAACTGCGCGGCCCATGCGTTGAGCCACTGCGCCATGCCGGGGCGGTGCGGGTAGCTCAGCGCTGGGAACGCCCGGACCCCGAGCGCGCGCAGGACGGCCAACCGGTCGTCGTCGTCGCCCCGGTAGCTGATCGGCCAGCGCCGACCGACCAGGGGCCCCGCCTCGTCGAAGTACTGCCAGACCTTGCGCAGCACGCGGTCGGGCATGAAGTGGACGTGCACGTCGACGATGCCCGGCAGGCCGAGCTCGGCGACCACGCCAGGGACGGCGGCGTCGGTGAGGTCAGTCGCCACGGCCGCGGCGGGCCACGGCGCGGTCCGCCTCCCGCTTGGCCTGCTTTTCGGCCAGCGCCTGTCGCTTGTCGTAGGTCTTCTTCCCTCGCGCGAGCGCGAGCTCGACCTTCGCCTTGCCGTCCTTGAAGTACAGCGCCAGCGGCACGATGGTGAGCCCGGACTCCCGCGTCTTGGCGATCAGACGGGCGATCTCGGACCGGTGGAGCAGCAGCTTGCGGCCGCGCCGCGGCTCGTGGTTGGTCCACGTCCCCTGGTCGTACTCGGGGATGTGCACACCCTGCAGCCAGGCCTCGCCGCCGCTGATCGCGGCATAGCCGTCGACGAGCGAGGCCCGGCCGGCGCGCAGCGACTTGACCTCGGTACCGGTGAGGACGAGGCCCGCCTCGATGACGTCCTCGATGTGGTAGTCGTGGCGGGCCTTGCGGTTCTGCGCGATCAGCTTGCGGCCCTTTTCCTTGGGCATCAGCCGCGGCCCTCGGAGCTCACCGCGGCGAGCAGGCCGGCGAGCACGTCCAGCGCCCGGCTCTCGGCGGCTGCCGGCGGGGCGTCGTCCGGCACCAGCAGGTCCGGCTCGACGCCGACGCCGTCGATGCTGCGTCCGGACGGCGTCGTGTAGCGGCCCACCGTCAGCTCCAGCGCGGACCCGTCGGACAGGGTGGCCGGCTCCTGCACCGAGCCTTTGCCGAAGGTACGGCTGCCGATCACGACGGCGCGGTTGCGGTCCTGCAGCGCTGCCGCGACGATCTCCGCGGCACTGGCCGTGCTGCCATCGACGAGCACCACGAGCGGCGTGGTGGTGTCGCCGTGCCCGAGCGCGTCGAGGGTCTGGCTCGGCTTCCCGCGCTGCTCGTAGGTGACCACCGGACCGCCGTCCAGGAACACGCTGGCGACCTCCACCGCCTCGTCGACGAGACCACCGGGGTTGTCTCGCAGGTCCAGCACGATCCCGTGCTTGGCCGCGGACGGGTCGACGGTGACCGCCGCTCGGACCTGGCGGCCGACGCCGCGGGTGAACGCCGAGACCCGGATGTGCAGCACCTGGCCGGCCAGCCGGTCGACGGTGACGTCCTGGGTGGTCACCTCGCTGCGCCGCAGGGCGACCACGAGCGCTCCGCTGCTCCGGTGCAGACCGACCTGGACGGTCGAGCCGTTGGCGCCGCGCAGCCAGCCGAGAACGGTGGAGACCGGCTGGTTGGCCACCTGGTGCCCGTCGACCGAGACGACCTCGTCGCCGGCCCGCAGGCCACCGCGGGCGGCCGGCGAGCCGGACTGGACCGACGACACGAGCAGCGCACCGCTGGAGCTCTGCCGCACCCACACTCCGACGCCGGTGAAACGGCCCTCGAGCTTGTCGTTGAACGAGGTGAACTCGCTGGGGCTGTAGTAGGCCGACCAGCGGTCACCCAGCGCCTTGAGCATCCCCTCGACGGCGGCCCTCTCCAGGTCAGTGCGATCGACCGGCCGGGCCGCCTGCTGCTCGATCCGTGCCGCAGCCTCGTCGAGCACACCGGCGGGTGCGGCCGCCGGCGCCGTGCCGACCCCGCCCACGATGGCGCCCGCGGCGAAGGCCGCCACCCCGACCGCCGCCACAGTCACGCTCGTGCGGCTGCGCCGGGAGAGCAGGGACATGCGATCAGTGTAGGCTGCGCCCTAGCAGACCACGGGTGTGCGCGAGCCGCCGAACCAGCCGAGCGGGTTGTACGGCACCCCGTTGATGTGCACCTCGAAGTGCAGGTGCGGGCCGGTGACCCACCCGGTGGACCCCACGTAACCAATCACCTGGCCGCGGCTGACACGCTGCCCCTGCGACACCGCGAACGCCGTCTGGTGAGCGTAGAACGTGGTGAGGCCGTCCCCGTGGTCGATCAGGGTGAGGTTGCCGTAGGCGCCGCCGGACGACGTGGACAGCACGACCCCGGTCGCCGCCGCACGGATCGGCGTGCCGGTGCTGGCCCCCAGGTCGATGCCGGTGTGGCAGGACTTGTAGCCGTACACGGGGTGGATCCGAGCGCCCACACCCTGGGTCAGTGGGGCGCCGTCGACCGGCCACAGCAGCTCACCGGAGGGGTTGCCGCTGCCGCGGGACGCCGAGGCCGCGATGAGGGCGTTGATGCGCCGCTGCTCGGCCTGCAGCTGCCTCAGCCTCTGCAGCTCGTCCGCACGCGCCGCGGCGACCGCCTGCAGGGCGGACTGCCGCTGCGCCACGAGCGATGCGACCCTCGCTCGGGCGGACCGAGCCTGCTGCGACAGCGCGGCGACCGTGCGGACCTGCTGGGACGCGGCGAGCTTGCGCTGCTCCATGTCGCCGCGGGCGGCCTCGAGCGCGGCCTGCTTGGCGGCCAGCTCGGCCCTGTCCACAGCCAGCTGGGCGAACAGCGCGTTCTGCGCGCGTGCCACGCTCTGCACGGCCTCCAGGCGCCCGGCGAAGTCGTCGAGGGACTGCGCCTGCAAGGCCACCGAGAGCTCGCTGAGGTTCCCGCCCTGCTGGTAGGTCTGCCGGGCGATCAGGCCGACCAGCCGTTGGGTGTCCGTCATGCGGGTGCGCACCGTGGTGACCTCCACCTGCACACCGCGTTCGCGCCCGATCGCCGCCTGCAGCTCGATGCCGATGGCCTCGTCCCTGGCCGTAGCGGCCGCGAGGGCCCGCATCGTGTCGTCCACCTCGGCCTGCGCGGCACTCAACGCGGACTGGGCGGACGTGAGCGCGGTGGCCGCGGTGGCCGCCCTGGCGCTGAGTGTCTCGATCTGGCTACGGGCGCTGCTGATCCGGGACTGGACCGACTTCATGCGCTGGTCGAGAGAGTCGTCGGCGCTCGCGGGCGCGAGCAAGCCGACCACGAGAGCAGCCGCGGTCGCCAGGGCGACCCCGGCGTGACGCAGGCGCATGGGGAAGATGCTCCAGGTGTCGTCGGTCGTCAGACCTTTCATCTTCGCCCATGGCCCGGGGTGCCCACGACAGACACGCCGCTCCCACTCGGTCGGGCAACGGCTCAGAACGGCGGTTCTTCGTCGTCGGGTGGTGTCGGTGGCGGGGTAGGGGCCCAGTCGGGGCTTCCCGGTTGGTCGGTGGGTCCGCGGGTGTAGTGCCGGCCGGTGGGGCTGTCCAGGTGAACGTGCCCGGGGCGGGCTGGGCGAGGGCCCACCCCGGTCGAGCCTCGTGTTTGAGCTTGTGGTGGTGGCCGCACAGCGGGCCGAGGTTGTGATCGGCGGTCGGCGCGTCGGGGAACCGCCGAGTGTGATCCAGGTCGCAATCAACCGCCGCCCGGACGCAGCCAGGGAACGCGCACGTGGCGTCCCGAGCGGCCACGTGCGCCCCCAGCACCGCACTGGGCCGGTACCGGGTGGTGCCGACGTCCAGCACCGCGCCGCAGTCCGGGTCGGTCAGCACCCGCCGCCAGGTGGCGTCGCGGGCGATGCTCCGGGCCACGCCGGCCGGGACCGGACCGAACCCGGGGACTAGCCCTGGTGCGTCGTCCAGCCCCAGCAGCGTCGATGCCGCGACCACCACGTCCGCCCGCCAGCGGGCCCGCCGCCGAGCCTTGCGCGCTGCCCGGCCGGACCGCCCCGTCCGGACCTGTAGCGCGGGCAGCGCCGAGACCGGGGTGCCGGTGGCGATCTCTGCGAACAGGTCGACCAGTACGTCGGCCCGCCGCACGTCCAGCCCCCGCTCATCACCTGGCGTGGCACCGGCGCGGGCGAGTCCGGTCAGGGTGTCCCAGACCGTCGCCGCGTCCGCCGGGGCCAGCCGGGCGCACAGCTCGGTCATGCCGTCCGGGGTGTCCCATCGCGAGACCCCACGCCCGGCCTGCGCCCGCTCCTGCCGCTCGGCCGCACCGGACGGGTCCACCCCCAGCACCGCCCGCCGTGCCAGCCGACGCACCTGCCCCGGCGTCTTCCCCGCACACCGGGCCTGCACGAACTCCGCCACGACCGCCCGATCGGCCGGTGGCAGCACCACGGCCTCCTCGGCCACCGCCCGCGCCGCCGGCCAGGACAACACACCGTCCCGGGCCGCCTCGAGCACTCCCGGCAGACTGCCCGCAAGCAGCACCGCGTCGCGCAGCCGGGACTCCCCGGTCACCCGCGACACCCCCAGCGCCAGCGCCGCCTCATCCCCGGCGAACCGCGACACCCCCGGCACGTTGCCCATCGGCTCCCCCGCCACGGGCGGCCGGCGCGCGGCCAGCTCCGCCAGCACTGTGGCCTGGCTCGCCGACACGTGCGCCGCGAGCTTCTCCCACCCGGTCAGCACCTCCCACCAGATCCGCATCGTCCAAGCCGGCCGGATCCCCCACCGACGCCAGCACCGCCGCGAGCTCCAGCCCCGCCGGAGCCGCCACCACCTCCGCCAGCGTCACCGGCCAACCGAACACCTCAGCCGGCGGCTCCTCCGGAGACAACCCAGCCACCCAGCCGTCGTCCAACAGCGGTTCGAACATGTGTTTAAATATCTGCTCGAGTGAAGTGGGCTTGGTGGATGGTCGCGGATCCGGTTCGCGGGGTGGACTATCCGGCGACGTAGCAGCAGCTGCTGGCGTGGTTCCCGGACGACGCGGCCTGCCTTGACTACCTCGCCTCGATCCGGTGGGCGGAGGGTTTCGTCTGCCCGGGGTGTGGTGGGGGCGAGTACTGGCGCGCGGGCCCAACGAAGACCACATGGCTGACTTCACTTAAGCAGATATGCAGGCCATGCGTTCGATTCTGTCGGCCGCCCCCAAACAGCGACAAGACCCTGGCCGGGTGGAAGCCCCTTGTGCGACAAGGAGTTCAGGGCAACCGACTCCTCGCGCGGGCGGCAGATCAGACCCGCAGGTACCGCTGCAGAGTGAAGAAGCTCGCCGTGGCGGAGATGCCCACCGCCAGCACGAGCAGCAGCGCCACGGAACTGACGACGTCCCCCCAGCCGAAGAAGCGCGTGATGGGGAAGGCCGGCGCGATCACCTTGTCGATGAGGAACGCCTTGAAGGCCGTGAGGCCCACAGCGGCGATCAGCACCCCGGCCAGCGCGGCGATCACGCTCTCCAGCAGGAACGGCAGCTGGATGTAGAAGTTCGACGCGCCGACCAGCCGCATGATCCCGGTCTCCCGCCGTCGGCTGAAGGCAGCCACCCGGATCGTGTTGATCACCAGGATCGTGGCCACGATCAGCATGAACAGCGCGACGCCCAGGGCCAGCCAGCGAGCGCCGTTGAGAATCTTGAAGAACTTGTCCAACAGCTGGCGCTGGTCCTGGACCTCCTCGACCCCTGGCCGACCCTGGAACGCACCAGCCACGACGTCGAACTGCGTCGGGTCCTTCAGCTTGACCCGGAACGACTCGGGCAGCTGGTCCGGCGTGACGTTCTGGGCGATCGCGGTGCCCTTGAACTGCTGCTGGAACCGCTCGTAGGCCTGCTGCTGCGACTCGTAGTAGACCGTCTGGACCTGGGGCAGCGACTCGAGGTCGGCCTGGATCTGGCTGCGCTGGGCGTCGGACACCGCCCCACCCGCGCAGGACGGGACCTGGGAGTCCTTCCCGCACAGGAAGACCGAGACCTCGACCTTGTCGTACCAGTAGTCCTTCATCGCGGTGACCTGCGCGCGCAGCAACAGGCCGGTCCCGGCCACCAACAGCGACATGGCCACCGTGATGATCACAGCGATGGTCATGGACAGGTTGCGTCGCAGGCCGATACCGACCTCGCTCAGCACGAACTGGGCTCTCATGGCTTCCTTGCCTGATCGGGCGCGTCAGCGCGCGTAGCCGTACACACCACGGGACTGGTCGCGCACGAGGCGTCCGCCCTCGAGTTCGATGACCCGCTTGCGCATCTGGTCGACGATCGCCGCGTCGTGCGTGGCCATCACCACCGTCGTCCCGGTCCGGTTGATCCGGTCCAGCAGCTTCATGATGCCGACGGACGTGGCCGGGTCGAGGTTCCCGGTTGGCTCGTCCGCGATCAGCAGCTTGGGCCGGTTCACGAACGCACGAGCGATCGCGACCCGCTGCTGCTCACCGCCGGAGAGCTCGTCGGGACGACGATCCTCCTTGCCGGCCAGGCCGACCAGCTCGATCACCTCGGGGACGACCTGGGCGACGGTGTGCCGCGGCTTGCCGATCACCTCGAGAGCGAACGCGACGTTCTCCAGCACGGTCTTGTTCGGCAGCAGCCGGAAGTCCTGGAACACCGTGCCCATCTGGCGTCGCAGCGCCGGCACCTTCCAGGAGGACATCTTGCTGAGGTCCTTGCCCAGCACGTGGATGGTGCCGGTGTTCGGCCGCTCCTCGCGGAGCACCAGCCGCAGGAAGGTGGACTTCCCCGAGCCGGAAGCACCGACCAGGAAGACGAACTCGCCCTTCTCGATCTCGAGCGTGACGTCGTCGAGAGCCGGCCGGTTCTGGCTCGGGTACTGCTTGCTCACGTTGTCGAAACGGATCACTGGGCGCCTGACCGGGACTCGGGAACAGGGAAGTGCGGGTGCAACCGGCCAGAAGGAGTCTACGTCGGCAACCCGGCCAAACCGGTCATCAGGCGCGCGCGCCCTGCATCCGCCAGCGGATCCCGGACTCGATGAAGTCATCGATCTCGCCGTCCAGAACAGCCGCGGTGTTGCCGGTCTCGTGCTCGGTACGCAGGTCCTTGACCATCTGGTAGGGGTGCAGCACGTAGGACCGCATCTGGTTGCCCCAGGAGCCGCCGGAGTCGCCCTTGAGCGAGTCCATCCGGGCCTGCTCCTCCTGCCGACGGCGCTCGAGCAGCTTGGACTGCAGCACCGCCATCGCGGACGCCTTGTTCTGCAGCTGGGACCGCTCGTTCTGGCAGGACACGACGATGCCGGTCGGCAGGTGGGTAAGCCGGACGGCGGAGTCGGTGGTGTTCACGCCCTGCCCGCCGGGGCCGGAGGAGCGGTACACGTCGACCCGCAGCTCGTCCTCGGGGATCTCGATGTGGTCGGTCTGCTCCACCACTGGGAGCACCTCGACGCCGGCGAAGCTGGTCTGCCGGCGTCCCTGGTTGTCGAACGGGGAGATCCGCACCAGCCGGTGGGTGCCCTGCTCAACCGACAGCGTGCCGTAGGCGTACGGGATCTTGACCGCAAAGGTGGCCGACTTGATCCCGGCCTCCTCCGCGTACGACGTGTCGTAGACCTCGGTCGGGTAGCCGTGCCGCTCGGCCCAGCGCAGGTACATCCGCAGCAGCATCTCGGCGAAGTCGGCTGCGTCGACCCCACCGGCCTCGGCCCGGATCGTCAC is a window from the Actinomycetes bacterium genome containing:
- a CDS encoding DUF222 domain-containing protein, with the translated sequence MRIWWEVLTGWEKLAAHVSASQATVLAELAARRPPVAGEPMGNVPGVSRFAGDEAALALGVSRVTGESRLRDAVLLAGSLPGVLEAARDGVLSWPAARAVAEEAVVLPPADRAVVAEFVQARCAGKTPGQVRRLARRAVLGVDPSGAAERQERAQAGRGVSRWDTPDGMTELCARLAPADAATVWDTLTGLARAGATPGDERGLDVRRADVLVDLFAEIATGTPVSALPALQVRTGRSGRAARKARRRARWRADVVVAASTLLGLDDAPGLVPGFGPVPAGVARSIARDATWRRVLTDPDCGAVLDVGTTRYRPSAVLGAHVAARDATCAFPGCVRAAVDCDLDHTRRFPDAPTADHNLGPLCGHHHKLKHEARPGWALAQPAPGTFTWTAPPAGTTPADPPTNREAPTGPLPRHRHHPTTKNRRSEPLPDRVGAACLSWAPRAMGEDERSDDRRHLEHLPHAPASRRGRPGDRGCSRGRLARARERRRLSRPAHEVGPVPDQQRP
- the ftsX gene encoding permease-like cell division protein FtsX, which gives rise to MRAQFVLSEVGIGLRRNLSMTIAVIITVAMSLLVAGTGLLLRAQVTAMKDYWYDKVEVSVFLCGKDSQVPSCAGGAVSDAQRSQIQADLESLPQVQTVYYESQQQAYERFQQQFKGTAIAQNVTPDQLPESFRVKLKDPTQFDVVAGAFQGRPGVEEVQDQRQLLDKFFKILNGARWLALGVALFMLIVATILVINTIRVAAFSRRRETGIMRLVGASNFYIQLPFLLESVIAALAGVLIAAVGLTAFKAFLIDKVIAPAFPITRFFGWGDVVSSVALLLVLAVGISATASFFTLQRYLRV
- the ftsE gene encoding cell division ATP-binding protein FtsE, giving the protein MIRFDNVSKQYPSQNRPALDDVTLEIEKGEFVFLVGASGSGKSTFLRLVLREERPNTGTIHVLGKDLSKMSSWKVPALRRQMGTVFQDFRLLPNKTVLENVAFALEVIGKPRHTVAQVVPEVIELVGLAGKEDRRPDELSGGEQQRVAIARAFVNRPKLLIADEPTGNLDPATSVGIMKLLDRINRTGTTVVMATHDAAIVDQMRKRVIELEGGRLVRDQSRGVYGYAR
- the prfB gene encoding peptide chain release factor 2 translates to MSVIEPAEAIKELDATLSSVEAVVDVPAMQRELADLNEQAAAPDLWDDQERAQKVNSRLSYVQNEINRVEALRRRVDDLSVLFELAAAEDDADTLVEAEAELVDLTKAVADLEVRTLLSGEYDQREAVVTIRAEAGGVDAADFAEMLLRMYLRWAERHGYPTEVYDTSYAEEAGIKSATFAVKIPYAYGTLSVEQGTHRLVRISPFDNQGRRQTSFAGVEVLPVVEQTDHIEIPEDELRVDVYRSSGPGGQGVNTTDSAVRLTHLPTGIVVSCQNERSQLQNKASAMAVLQSKLLERRRQEEQARMDSLKGDSGGSWGNQMRSYVLHPYQMVKDLRTEHETGNTAAVLDGEIDDFIESGIRWRMQGARA